A genomic region of Colletotrichum destructivum chromosome 5, complete sequence contains the following coding sequences:
- a CDS encoding Putative basic-leucine zipper domain, transcriptional activator Hac1/HY5: MDTKPAMASWEETSPMIKFEDSPAESFVSTPGELYPSLFGDANSVTDNTVDPTDMLTPPPFNDEAAISASVATTPAPSGAESVSEKKQTKKRKSWGQVLPEPKTNLPPRKRAKTEDEKEQRRVERVLRNRRAAQSSRERKRLEVEALERRNKELESALQNVTKANQLLVEELNKFRRDSGMLNRSSSPLDPLHTNSVTLSQELFSSQDGHCPSMDETKSLVDDLMTSSQSNATVNPASLSPELSPITENNEANGEEQQTAETSIAKSTSDLTQRPAAMLCDLQCHLSEELPQSWLASQTPLHPTLAFYLQLQTLLVTSAVILSVCQRPLTQIAMSLKAGFSLPPTPSIMNTIIWLVTLPPSSRTRSTSMSSSTTRSTVQSSQRTRNPATMLPTLRLKSLQRILTCSPTLARPLMDATMEALRLVSEGCDERVGVLSAESPAQRDSSRQPRTWLIGASLPSKEVLLTLAWALKIEERKLIRKGVLQSHVTSSPKPADSTSMPNINYVLTLASKRKRGEADMSGPGKRFRLA; encoded by the exons ATGGACACAAAGCCTGCAATGGCCTCGTGGGAAGAAACATCACCAATGATCAAGTTCGAGGACTCGCCAGCCGAGTCCTTTGTTTCCACACCAGGAGAACTGTACCCTTCACTGTTTGGTGACGCGAATTCGGTCACCGACAACACTGTTGACCCAACCGACATGTTGACTCCGCCCCCATTCAACGACGAAGCCGCTATTTCGGCGTCCGTTGCCACAACTCCCGCTCCTTCCGGGGCTGAATCCGTCTCGGAGAAGAAACAGAcaaagaagaggaagtcATGGGGCCAGGTTCTTCCCGAGCCAAAGACGAACCTTCCTCCTAG GAAACGCGCCAAGACAGAAGACGAGAAAGAACAGCGGCGCGTTGAGCGAGTACTCCGTAATCGTCGTGCCGCCCAGTCCTCTCGTGAACGCAAGCGTCTGGAGGTCGAGGCTCTCGAGCGACGCAACAAAGAGCTTGAGTCGGCCTTACAAAACGTCACCAAAGCTAATCAGCTCTTGGTGGAAGAACTCAACAAGTTCCGCCGTGATTCGGGCATGTTGAATCGTTCTTCATCCCCTCTCGACCCACTTCACACCAACTCAGTTACCCTATCCCAAGAGCTTTTCAGCTCCCAGGACGGTCACTGCCCTTCCATGGATGAGACGAAGTCCCTTGTCGATGACTTGATGACCTCATCTCAGTCCAACGCCACTGTCAATCCTGCGTCGCTATCCCCTGAGCTCTCGCCCATAACCGAGAACAACGAGGCGAACGGCGAGGAGCAGCAAACAGCCGAGACCTCTATTGCGAAGTCTACCTCCGACCTGACACAACGTCCTGCAGCGATGTTGTGCGACCTGCAGTGTCATCTGTCGGAGGAGCTTCCGCAATCATGGCTGGCCTCTCAAACCCCTCTGCATCCGACCTTGGCCTTCTATCTGCAGCTTCAGACTCTGTTGGTCACTTCAGCGGTGATCCTTTCAGTATGTCAGCGGCCCTTGACGCAGATCGCTATGTCCTTGAAAGCGGGATTCTCTCTTCCCCCAACTCCCTCGATTATGAACACGATTATCTGGCTGGTGACTCTTCCGCCTTCTTCCAGGACCCGTTCGACATCAATGAGTTCCTCCACGACGAGGTCAACGGTGCAGTCGTCGCAGCGGACCCGGAATCCGGCTACGATGCTGCCAACTCTGAGACTCAAGTCTCTTCAGAGAATCCTAACCTGCAGCCCCACTCTGGCGCGTCCACTTATGGATGCGACGATGGAGGCATTGCGGTTGGTGTCTGAGGGGTGCGATGAACGGGTTGGGGTATTGTCTGCCGAATCTCCGGCGCAGCGCGACAGCAGCCGACAGCCACGAACATGGTTAATCGGTGCATCGTTGCCGTCTAAAGAGGTTCTCTTGACATTGGCATGGGCTCTAAAAATCGAAGAGCGGAAGTTGATTCGCAAGGGTGTACTCCAAAGTCATGTGACATCATCCCCAAAACCGGCTGATAGCACCTCAATGCCCAACATCAATTATGTGTTGACATTGGCCTCGAAAAGGAAGCGAGGAGAGGCGGACATGAGCGGACCTGGGAAGCGTTTTCGGTTGGCTTGA
- a CDS encoding Putative chromosome segregation in meiosis protein, which translates to MACRVIDPSTISPSAQVHSRSFPKIPDRHSEEATMNSRTVPEYDDLDDYNVDDIDDPFRSPPPEAKNSSTNKRKKAEALGLDEEVEVVKRARVPRVKLDEARLLSENGIPKLRKRAAKLEFKGKGNEFSDAARLLTFYQLWLDDLFPKAKFLDALAMVEKAGHKKQITLKRMDWINEGKPKSWKVDEDIMKGHAQTMAQQNDNIPLAPAQSTSTEQQQLPLPRPRTPEGGDVPEEDDLYDATPRQQVKERFRPPHEESDGEDLDALMAEANIATETQDAAVNPGEVEEFADEEAAMAEMDGLW; encoded by the exons ATGGCATGTCGCGTCATCGACCCAAGCACCATCTCACCTTCCGCACAAGTACATTCCCGCAGCTTTCCAAAAATTCCAGATCGGCACAGCGAGGAGGCTACAATGAATTCAAGAACTGTCCCCGAATACGATGACCTGGACGACTACAatgtcgacgacatcgatGACCCATTCCGATCTCCACCACCCGAGGCTAAAAACAGCAGCACaaacaagaggaagaaggcagAAGCATTGGGACTTgacgaagaggtcgaggtAGTAAAGCGAGCAAGAGTACCGCGAGTGAAGTTGGATGAAGCTCG GTTGTTGTCAGAGAATGGAATCCCCAAGCTTCGGAAACGCGCCGCAAAGCTTGAGTTCAAGGGCAAGGGGAATGAG TTCTCCGATGCTGCTCGTCTTCTGACCTTTTACCAGCTCTGGCTAGACGACCTCTTTCCGAAAGCTAAGTTCCTCGATGCTCTGGCCATGGTCGAAAAAGCCGGCCACAAGAAGCAGATTACACTCAAGCGGATGGACTGGATTAACGAGGGCAAACCTAAATCCTGGAAAGTAGATGAGGACATTATGAAAGGACATGCCCAGACAATGGCTCAGCAGAATGACAATATACCTTTGGCGCCCGCCCAATCAACAAGTACTGAGCAACAACAACTACCACTACCACGACCAAGAACACCGGAAGGGGGGGACGTaccagaagaagatgacTTGTATGATGCCACCCCAAGGCAACAGGTTAAGGAGCGATTCAGGCCGCCCCACGAAGAATCGGATGGCGAGGATCTCGACGCGCTGATGGCCGAGGCAAATATTGCAACCGAGACACAAGACGCCGCCGTAAACCCTGGCGAGGTAGAAGAGTTCGCGGATGAAGAAGCCGCCATGGCTGAGATGGATGGGTTGTGGTAA
- a CDS encoding Putative Snf7 family protein, producing MSNRALARDMQVEFQARFQAKQARREAQKAAKQDPILKKQIQDLLKKGETAKAYQKAKMLLSKQALAQQMDQMADMAELSAAQIQANNSMNRMTHMMGQSSRTMSMAQKNMNPEKTLVTLEQFKQQNEEYAVSNGIYQDAISQSTSAQVSEDAVHELLGKLADDAGVQLNAELNSATPAKEELVSNEPTAEEEDALQQRLRALRA from the exons ATGTCTAATCGAGCCCTTGCCCGAGACATGCAAGTTGAGTTTCAGGCTAGG TTCCAAGCCAAGCAGGCCCGACGCGAAGCACAAAAGGCTGCCAAACAGGACCCAATACTGAAGAAGCAGATTCAGGAT CTGCTCAAAAAGGGTGAAACAGCAAAGGCATACCAGAAGGCCAAGATGCTCCTATCTAAGCAGGCTTTGGCTCAGCAGATGGACCAGATGGCGGATATGGCCGAGCTCTCTGCCGCCCAGATCCAAGCCAATAACTCAATGAATCGCATGACGCACATGATGGGCCAGTCATCACGTACCATGTCTATGGCGCAGAAGAATATGAACCCCGAAAAG ACCCTCGTCACCCTTGAGCAATTCAAGCAACAGAACGAAGAGTACGCCGTGTCCAACGGAATTTACCAAGACGCCATTTCGCAATCTACAAGTGCGCAAGTCTCTGAGGACGCCGTCCACGAGCTCCTGGGCAAGTTGGCCGACGATGCTGGTGTGCAGCTCAATGCGGAGCTCAACAGTGCGACGCCAgccaaggaggagctcgtcTCCAACGAAcccaccgccgaggaggaagacgccTTGCAGCAGAGACTACGTGCTTTGAGGGCGTAA
- a CDS encoding Putative NADH-ubiquinone oxidoreductase, 21kDa subunit — protein MATAQAQTYAPTKVVKSDYPLIDNDPHFKRVIGYARPSDYLHGAVAAAFGPAALLTLEKFAPSHVGKGGMAQAMRLAGAVGLAGGFLYFYQRSSLRFYGATENAREVEMDMKEMVAKVKAGEPLYGASRLTPHMQGVAARQSRYSALFMGVVPWFNFVNHNQHGVDTAKYYQQAERELESERLQNSSS, from the exons ATGGCTACTGCGCAAGCCCAGACGTACGCTCCGACCAAGGTCGTCAAGAGTGACTACCCG CTCATCGACAACGATCC TCATTTTAAGAGAGTTATTGGCTATGCCCGGCCTTCGGACTATCTCCACGGAGCCGTAGCTGCCGCCTTCGGTCCCGCAGCTCTCCTCACCCTCGAGAAGTTCGCTCCTTCCCATGTCGGCAAGGGAGGCATGGCCCAGGCAATGCGACTGGCTGGTGCCGTTGGCTTGGCTGGAGGCTTCCTCTACTTCTACCAGCGCTCGAGCT TACGATTCTATGGGGCTACTGAAAACGCACGTGAGGTTGAAATGGATATGAAGGAGATGGTGGCAAAGGTCAAGGCTGGCGAGCCGCTTTACGGAGCGAGCAGGCTCACACCCCACATGCAAGGTGTCGCCGCGCGGCAGTCGAGGTATTCGGCCTTATTCATGGGTGTCGTACCCTGGTTTAACTTTGTCAACCACAAccagcacggcgtcgacacAGCCAAATACTATCAGCAAGCTGAAAGAGAGCTTGAGTCTGAGCGTTTGCAGAATAGCAGCTCATGA